A region from the Variovorax paradoxus genome encodes:
- a CDS encoding L-iditol 2-dehydrogenase produces the protein MSERLKNRHVLLTGAGGGIGLAVAEACIAEGARCSVVDRAAAAPEAVRALLQQHPDKLAYIAADVTDTQAIAHMLAEAQVAFGPIHTLFNNAAVFDLAPLLDSDEASFDRLFAVNVKGMFFVMQAVLRHMVEDGTQGASVINMASQAGRRGEALVSHYCATKAAVISYTQSAALAMAPHGIRVNGIAPGVVDTPMWDHVDSLFAKAEGLPPGEKKRRVGLEVPLGRMGVPADVAGAAVFLASDEARYITAQTLNVDGGNVMS, from the coding sequence ATGAGCGAACGTTTGAAGAACCGCCACGTACTGCTGACCGGCGCCGGTGGCGGCATCGGCCTGGCCGTGGCCGAGGCCTGCATTGCGGAGGGCGCGCGCTGCAGCGTAGTCGACCGCGCGGCGGCGGCGCCCGAGGCCGTGCGGGCGCTGCTGCAGCAGCACCCCGACAAGCTCGCCTACATCGCGGCCGATGTGACCGACACCCAGGCCATCGCGCACATGCTGGCCGAGGCGCAGGTCGCCTTCGGTCCGATCCACACGCTGTTCAACAACGCCGCGGTGTTCGACCTGGCGCCGCTGCTCGACAGCGACGAAGCTTCGTTCGACAGGCTGTTCGCGGTCAATGTGAAGGGCATGTTCTTCGTGATGCAGGCCGTGCTGCGCCACATGGTCGAGGACGGCACCCAGGGTGCGTCGGTCATCAACATGGCTTCGCAGGCGGGGCGGCGCGGCGAGGCGCTGGTGTCGCACTACTGCGCGACCAAGGCGGCCGTCATCAGCTACACCCAGAGCGCCGCGTTGGCCATGGCGCCGCACGGTATCCGCGTCAACGGCATTGCACCCGGTGTGGTCGACACGCCGATGTGGGACCATGTCGACAGCCTGTTCGCCAAGGCCGAAGGGTTGCCGCCCGGCGAGAAGAAACGCCGCGTGGGCCTGGAAGTGCCGCTCGGCCGCATGGGCGTGCCGGCCGACGTCGCGGGGGCGGCCGTGTTTCTTGCCAGCGACGAGGCGCGCTACATCACGGCGCAGACCTTGAATGTCGATGGCGGCAATGTCATGAGTTGA